From a single Buchnera aphidicola (Cinara cf. splendens/pseudotsugae 3390) genomic region:
- a CDS encoding nucleoside monophosphate kinase gives MMRIIMLGAPGSGKGTQTQLLSKYFYIPFISAGEILRQESKKNEKTKKYIKETINQGKLVKNSFIINLIKKKIKKKNCFDKFILDGFPRTIKQAESLKKHIKMHFVIHLKISTDNILDRITGRLIHEPSGRTYHKKFNPPKKKNIDDLTGELLSKRKDDKKKIIITRLKEYKKLTKPLIKWFKMEDLKKNIKYIEINANKSIHKINKKIILCIH, from the coding sequence ATGATGCGTATTATTATGCTTGGAGCTCCAGGAAGCGGAAAAGGAACACAAACACAATTATTATCAAAATATTTTTATATACCTTTTATTTCTGCTGGAGAAATATTACGCCAAGAAAGCAAAAAAAACGAAAAAACAAAAAAATATATAAAAGAAACAATAAATCAAGGGAAATTAGTAAAAAATTCTTTTATTATAAATCTAATTAAAAAAAAAATTAAAAAAAAAAATTGTTTTGATAAATTTATATTAGATGGCTTTCCAAGAACTATTAAACAAGCTGAATCATTAAAAAAACATATCAAAATGCACTTTGTTATACATTTAAAAATCAGCACTGATAACATTCTTGATAGAATTACTGGAAGGCTAATACATGAACCATCAGGAAGAACGTATCATAAGAAATTTAATCCTCCTAAAAAAAAAAACATAGATGATTTAACCGGTGAATTGTTAAGTAAAAGAAAAGATGACAAAAAAAAAATAATCATAACCCGATTAAAAGAATACAAAAAATTAACCAAACCACTAATAAAATGGTTTAAAATGGAGGATTTAAAGAAAAATATTAAATATATAGAAATAAATGCAAATAAATCTATTCATAAAATAAATAAAAAAATAATTTTATGTATACACTAA